Genomic segment of Leptolyngbya sp. 'hensonii':
AACTCAGGTTTTGCGACACGATCGTAGGACCTCAATACAACGCGATGTTCGGAGATCAACGGAACTAGATTATCAAAATCGTCTTGAATCATCCAGTAATCAATGGGTTCACCCAAATAATCAATGGGTGAAAATAGCTCAATAATTAGTTCATGATGGGTACACCTTAGTTGTTCTTTTTGAGTTTCCAGTTCATCAATGGCTTTAGAGAGAACCTGTTGAACTGTTTGCGGAAGTTTTTTCCAGGTAGATAACGTACCTGGTTCTGTTGCGAGGTCTTGTCCAGTTATATTTGGATTAAGTTGAATTGGCAGTTCTTTCACGTTACCTTTAGGAAGCAGGCAACGTAAAGTTGCAAGTACTCGAATGTCTTTAGTTCTTCTCTTGCTGTTATGAAGTCTGACTGGACTGAGCAGAATCATTAGATAAGCCTGCAAAATCTCTCCTCCACACTCACTGGAGACAGGCAAGACTTGAGCTGGAGCTTGCTCAGGATTTAAGTCTGGGAAATTCTCTGCTCTCCAACATTCTAACTCTCGCTTGACGCCCTCATTTAGTTCTGCTTGCCCTAAAAGTTTCCGGACAAAGACCAGAATACTGGGGGCTTCCTCAAGGGTTGGATAGCCTTCTGCAAACAGTTTGAGCAACTGAAAGCACTTAAACCAGGCTGATAAATCACTCTGCTTAAAATCCTGAATTTCCTGTGAACAGTTAACTTGAATTTGCCTGGGCAGAATAGCTTTACCGACTTGCCAAAGTACTTGAAAAGTATCAATTTGTTCAAGAATATGGATAAGACTCGTTAGTGATTTAGAAGGTACTATTTCAGTATCCAGGTCAATGATATTTTCAATGTGAGTTTCAATGAACTCTTGAAGATCTTCATTTTGGGATTTTTCTCGGATAGCGCCTAATATTAGTCCCTTAGTTTGATCACCTCCTTCTGATTCTGCCCAACCAATCAAACTAGAAGTCAGTTCCTTAACATTTCCTCCAGTTGCAATCTCAGAGAGTCGTTGATTTAAATTCTCTCTGACCATCTGTTCAAGTTCTTTGCGGTTCTGAAAAGCCCTTGAAAGAGCAAGTCTAAGCTTTTTAACTTGATTGCCATCTAATTCCCAGTTCTTAACCATTCCTAATCAACCACAAACCCTTAACTTAATTTTCAGCAGGAACGATTCTGGCAACAATAAGGGTGTAGAGAATCAATAGAATTGATCCATATACAGGTTGATAGAAGTCCTTAAAGCTGCTAGCAAAAGGTTCTCCTAATGCAAAAACCCAGACAAAAAAAGCTCCTGTAGAGATGAGGATTTGTGTTAGAGCTGGTGACTTTCTAGACTCAGTTGTCTGCTGCCAGGTCCAGATTGGTGTCAGAATAAGCAAAACCACAAACAGAACCCATAACACTCCTGTTTGTGGAATATTTGTGGCACTTTTGACAATGCCGGTAAGTGCTAGCCAAGCGGCATTAATATCAGCAGGAATATATTTGAGCAACCGATCTTGATATCCATCTACGCCTTCTTTGGATACACCCGATTCTAATCGCATGGTAATAATTCGTCGTCCCATGACTTTCCCTCCTCCTAGGAATTAAAATACTACTCAACTAAGGATCGAAAATTAAATAAAGTGGGGGCGTTGCCCCCAAACCCCCATTGTTCCTCTTATTTAATTCGTGATCCTAAGATAAAACATCTGAGATTTGCGGATAGATACTACTAAATAGTATGCCCTCACACACCACACCAAAGGTTGTTGCCCGTTGTGCATGATGTAAAGCGACTAAATGCCAATCATCATTGAAGCATGGAGAACCACTGGACCCTGTAGATGTTTGGCTTATGTACTGAATTAATCCCTCATCAGCATAAACACCTGTGATTCCATTTGTCCCAAATACAATTTTCATTGCCTCCCCATCAGGATGCTGAAGAACATGGATACTACTCCCCTGGCCTGGAGGCTGTTGAATATAGTTCACAGGACGAACTGACTTTGTTTCTAAAATCCTCGATTCTACCCGAAACAAGGCATAATCAAACTTATGGGTCGGACTAAAACGGATAGGCTGCTGTTCTGCCAGGTTGAATGTCTGCCCGATCGTTTCCCTTCCAGCTTTTGAGGTCATACAACCAAAGGAGAGACTTAACTGGGAAATGGCTCCTAGCCTTGTGGCATCTTCCCAAACATGATGATTAGTCAAAATCAAGTCCTGGCTGATCAGAAAACCAGTCCCGATCGCTCCGTGGCCCTCCATATCAATTCGGCATACTGAGGCAGCTTGGTCCACGCCACGGCTGAGAAATGCCACATCCCACAGTTGGGGTTTTGGGCGTAGAAGACCCTGCAGATCGAGTTTCTCTGTTGGGCCACGCCATTCAAAATCAGGTCCGTAAGGGAGGGTAGAAATTGGTGTTGCTTCAGCGGGCAGAATCCCAAATGATTCGACGAACAGACGCAATCTGGGGTTGCCTGGATTACGTTTAATAGCAGCACTCACTAATGCAGGCAGCTTTCCTTCTGACTCTGCCCAGATCAATAATTCTGCCACAACATCTTCCAGAGTTTGACCCCCGACAATCTCATCCAATCGCGTATCCAATTCTTCGCGTAGCAGTCGCCTAAGTTTAGCTTTGTCAGGAAATGCCCTCTGTAAGGCTACACGTAATTGTTCGACCTGTTCACCTTTCAGTTCCATATCTAGCTTTATGCTCTAAGTGATACCAAGCTCATATCCACACAGGATTATTTTCCTCTGGATCATGGTTTATTCATTAATGAGCATACCATCAAGCTTTCTGCGGATTCCAGAGTTGTTGCATTCGCCGCTGTAGGGCTACGAGCTGATCCTCAGCACTGGGCGGTTTGAGATCAGCCAGCAGAGCTGGAGAGGATTATAGACTGGTTCATAGGGAAAATAATTTGTCACCCTGCAAAATGTAAGTGAGATCAATGCCAAATTCATATCAACAAGGCTCATGCTCATTAGAGATTAAAGATTTGCGCCAAGTTCCAGAGTTTGTTCCCATCCTGGCCAGGTGGTTTGAAAACGAGTGGGCAAGTTGGGGAGATAGTTTTCAATATGGCCTGGATTGGCTGACTGCCAGCCTTGAGGCCGAAGGCAGCTTTCCTCTGACTCTGGTTGCATGTCTTGCAGACAAGCCAGTAGGAACTGCTCGGATTATGTCCGATCAGATTCCAGAACGCCCTCAATTCAATCCCTGGTTTTGCTACTGGTACACTTTGCCAGAATACCGAGGCCAAGGCATTGGGGCTTGCTTGGATCAGGAACGAATCGTGATTGCTCGTAATAGTGGGTTGACGAAGGTTTACTTAAATACTTCCACCCAGGAGGAATATCGTAAAAGGCATGGCTGGAAATCGATCGAACGACTAATATACGAGGGAGTAGAAGTGGCAATTATGTCGCTTGATCTTTAAATTTGCCTGGAACTTGTCATGTCGAAATTAGGTTTCATCGAGATTCGATCTATAGGGAGAGTTGCATATTGAGGTGCGATCGTGGCTGCATCTTACTCATCCCAATAGCTTGAGGTCATGGGAACGCTACTTTAGCGCGTCTGCAACCACTGRCGTAAGTCATCCAGACCCGTGAAGTCAAGCAGGGCCTCTCCCAGATCCTCCAGTTGGGCCAGGGACAGAGTCTGCAGTTGGGATTCAAGTTCATTGGGGAGAACACCAATGCGACGGGTAAGCAGGCGCAAGACAAAGGTTAAGGCTTCTTCTTGTCTACCTTCTTGTCTACCTTCTTGTCTACCCTCTTGTCTGCCTTTCTGAAGAATATCTTGATAGATTACAGATTCACGCATGGCCCTCTCCCGAAACAGTTGACGAATGATCGTTTTCTTAAATCGTAAGCCTGCCAGCAACTGGGTGTAAGCAGACACCTCTCGCTGCTGTTGCATTGATTCTATCCTGCTTACCTGTTGTGCCGTCTGGGCCAGGAGCKGTTCCGGATTGGCAGCCGCAGCTAAGGGAGCCAGGGGCAAGAGTGCATTATCCTGCAAGAAAAGGGCCGGGTCCTGTTCCCACATCGGGATGACGCGATACTCCTCGTTCTCTCTGGCAGTCTTTGCTCTTCGGCCCCTGGTCACTGGTTGTGGGAGCGATCGCCCTGGCTATACTGAACTGGTTAACATTGCTGGTGGCTGGCCGCCCCTGGGGCGTAACTTGGGGCTTTACCCTCTGGGCTGCCAAAGTTGCTCAACTTCTGGGTTGGCAGCCTGCTGGCAGTGAGTTCTGGAGCCAGGGGATAGGTGCAGCAGCCTTACAAAACAGTGTATTTGCTGACTATACTTCCGTGATGAATTTTGGCGTAATTTTGGGAGCTGCTCTGGCTGCCGCATTGGCCGGTCGATTCGTGCTCAAAGCGCCTCCTTCAGGATCTGCGATCGTAGCTGCCGCCATTGGTGGGTTACTCATGGGATATGGTGCAAGGCTGGCCTTTGGTTGCAATGTGGGTGCTTATTTTGGAGGCATTGCTTCGACCAGTTTGCATGGTTGGCTATGGATTGGTTTTGCCCTTTTGGGAACTGGGTTAGGGGTCTATTTGCGCCCCTTTTTCCGATTGGCAAACTGATCCTTTGGTTGCAAATATTTGTTTCCCCCTGTAGGAGGGATGACAACAAATTAGGGACTTTTGTTGTCTTTGTCGCTTGATTGAATTGACTCTATCCAAAAACCCCTAAATATCAATCTATTAATCGTATTTTTTATGGCAATTTGACTTGTGTTTTCTATAAAGCTATGAAAATCTAGTATTTATTAAAATAACGGTATATCTGACGTGTTACTGTAGATTGCTGTTCAGCGGATCCATTTGCTCTCATAACCTCTGGAATTGGGATCGCGACACATCCTTCCCATGTCGGTGTTGCACGCAACGTCTTTAGCCCAATACAGGATGAAAACTCATGCTGTATCCATATCGTATCTGAACCGTTCCAAGGAGAACATGATGAAGCTCAGGTCAAGTCAGTTCAACTTCAAGAGATCTAACTTTCTTGCTTTTTTCCTGGCACTGCTGATGAGTCTGATTGCAGTGCCTCTGCTGTCTCATACCTCACATGCAGCCAGTTCAAAAGCCACCATTCAATTTGTTTCGCCAGCTTGGGTCACGCAACATTCCAGTGATCCAAACTTAAGGATTCTCGACGTTAGGGTCAGTCCCCTAGACTACTTTGCCAGTCATCTTCCTAACGCAGTTCATATTGCAGACAATACTTTCCGGGGACCGAATGGAACTCTACCAGTTCAGTATTGGAGCAATGAGAAGTTAGGACAACTTTTCTCCCAGGCTGGTGTTGCGAATGATAGCAAAGTTCTGGTGTATTCCGATGGCCAAAATGTTCTGGGAGCAACAATGGTGGCCTATCTGTTAGAGAGATCGGGGCTCAAGGAGATTGCAGTTCTGGATGGGGGCTTCAAAGCTTATAAGGAATCTGGTCAACCTGTGGCTCAGGAATTTCCCAAATATAAACCCACCAAGTTCACCGTAAAAGAGAATTCTTCGGTTCGTGTCACCCTGGATGATGTTAGAAAGTCGATCGGGAAGCAGGGGGTTGTCTTCATCGATCCCCGCCCACCTAAGCTTTTTCAAGGTGAAGAAAAACTTTGGGTCCGCAATGGTCATATTCCTGGGGCCAAGAATATTCCCTGGCCTACGTTTACGGCAGGCAATGCTGCAACAAATGAAGGCAATTTTCATCAGTTGAAGTCTTTAGATGACATCAGGAAGTTGCTGACCGATCGCAAGATCAAAGTGACCGATCGCATCATTGTCACCTGCAGTACTGGGCGAGAAGCAACCTTACAATATGTTGTCCTCAAACATCTGCTCGCCTATCCTAATGTCCGAGTTTATGAAGGGTCATGGACAGAGTACAGTTCCTATCCTGATTTACCTGTAGAAACGGGTCCAGAAAAAACTGCTTAGGATTGTGGATTAAATAACCTGGATTTTTTCAGTCCTCACCCCAATCCCCATCTTATTTAATTTTCGATCCTAGTAGGTTAGACCTGAGATTCATGCCACCATAGCTCCAATTTGCTGGGGGCACATCTCTAGCGATGGTGATCAATAAATTGCCTCTAAATTTTGCCCCATGGGGGTTTGGGGGCGCAGCCCCCAAACCCCCAAAAAAACTTTTAATTTGGTGTACTAGATTAGAGACAGATATCTAAGGCAGATCAGGTCTGTGATAAGTTTTTAGGGTTGCCAGATTGATTAACCATTTTATGAAATCAGATCCAGCATCAGGGGATGTTGCGTCCCTGCGAGAGGCAGGACCAATCAAGGAATCGGGCCATCCAGTTCCCCTCAAGGTCAGTCGCAAATCGAATCGGGATATCGCTGCTTTTATCCGCGTCATGCTGCTGCTGGTTCTGATCCTGTTGGCTTCCAGTAGTTTTGCCATCGTCAATGCGGGTCAACGGGGCGTGCTGATGGAGTTTGGCCATGTGCAGAAGCAGGTCTTGGACGAGGGATTACACTTCATGATTCCGATCGTGCACAGTATCCAGACGCTGAGTGTGCGGGTTCAGAGCCAGGAAATCTCTGCAGAAGCCTC
This window contains:
- a CDS encoding effector-associated domain EAD1-containing protein — its product is MELKGEQVEQLRVALQRAFPDKAKLRRLLREELDTRLDEIVGGQTLEDVVAELLIWAESEGKLPALVSAAIKRNPGNPRLRLFVESFGILPAEATPISTLPYGPDFEWRGPTEKLDLQGLLRPKPQLWDVAFLSRGVDQAASVCRIDMEGHGAIGTGFLISQDLILTNHHVWEDATRLGAISQLSLSFGCMTSKAGRETIGQTFNLAEQQPIRFSPTHKFDYALFRVESRILETKSVRPVNYIQQPPGQGSSIHVLQHPDGEAMKIVFGTNGITGVYADEGLIQYISQTSTGSSGSPCFNDDWHLVALHHAQRATTFGVVCEGILFSSIYPQISDVLS
- a CDS encoding DUF4351 domain-containing protein; this translates as MWEQDPALFLQDNALLPLAPLAAAANPEXLLAQTAQQVSRIESMQQQREVSAYTQLLAGLRFKKTIIRQLFRERAMRESVIYQDILQKGRQEGRQEGRQEGRQEEALTFVLRLLTRRIGVLPNELESQLQTLSLAQLEDLGEALLDFTGLDDLRQWLQTR
- a CDS encoding sulfurtransferase, translated to MSLIAVPLLSHTSHAASSKATIQFVSPAWVTQHSSDPNLRILDVRVSPLDYFASHLPNAVHIADNTFRGPNGTLPVQYWSNEKLGQLFSQAGVANDSKVLVYSDGQNVLGATMVAYLLERSGLKEIAVLDGGFKAYKESGQPVAQEFPKYKPTKFTVKENSSVRVTLDDVRKSIGKQGVVFIDPRPPKLFQGEEKLWVRNGHIPGAKNIPWPTFTAGNAATNEGNFHQLKSLDDIRKLLTDRKIKVTDRIIVTCSTGREATLQYVVLKHLLAYPNVRVYEGSWTEYSSYPDLPVETGPEKTA
- a CDS encoding GNAT family N-acetyltransferase; this encodes MRQVPEFVPILARWFENEWASWGDSFQYGLDWLTASLEAEGSFPLTLVACLADKPVGTARIMSDQIPERPQFNPWFCYWYTLPEYRGQGIGACLDQERIVIARNSGLTKVYLNTSTQEEYRKRHGWKSIERLIYEGVEVAIMSLDL
- a CDS encoding effector-associated domain EAD1-containing protein, whose amino-acid sequence is MVKNWELDGNQVKKLRLALSRAFQNRKELEQMVRENLNQRLSEIATGGNVKELTSSLIGWAESEGGDQTKGLILGAIREKSQNEDLQEFIETHIENIIDLDTEIVPSKSLTSLIHILEQIDTFQVLWQVGKAILPRQIQVNCSQEIQDFKQSDLSAWFKCFQLLKLFAEGYPTLEEAPSILVFVRKLLGQAELNEGVKRELECWRAENFPDLNPEQAPAQVLPVSSECGGEILQAYLMILLSPVRLHNSKRRTKDIRVLATLRCLLPKGNVKELPIQLNPNITGQDLATEPGTLSTWKKLPQTVQQVLSKAIDELETQKEQLRCTHHELIIELFSPIDYLGEPIDYWMIQDDFDNLVPLISEHRVVLRSYDRVAKPELKNAFSASWHQIKKLQENPEQENPGPGFIQERFHSLDHIDCSRLRTLTETLRNMMGIRITCPLPKSQSDVQKLLQAMLKSGVPMAWWVHDHQLPPNQIEAGIDQFLELNLLGNPCELLERVRSVRSSACDDGLPDEERWGKYLAILWDDWERMPTLKPLDQGGQRSA